In the Primulina eburnea isolate SZY01 unplaced genomic scaffold, ASM2296580v1 ctg739_ERROPOS11973397, whole genome shotgun sequence genome, one interval contains:
- the LOC140822056 gene encoding uncharacterized protein At1g28695-like — protein MIFAAFLVLLVSWIKFSPYISLPNTNLEILKDELEEALENAAMPNKNLIIAIINKAYVEPHENEYPSMFDLFLEGFWEGEGTRELLDHLLVVAMDKTAHERCEYRRLNCYRLVVDGGGDDFAGEKLYMSGDFIEMMWRRTSFLLNVLEKGYNFIFTDTDVLWLRNPLTRLSMNETLDLQISTDSFNGNSYSELNNINTGFYYVRSNNRTISLFETWYDMRKNSIGMKEQDVLEQLVFHGVLKELGLTPKFLDTLYFSGFCSDSQDVNMVVTVHANCCRTIGAKMVDLKAVLRDWKGFKNKENSNNSSSFRWTDHNSCINSWH, from the exons ATGATCTTTGCAGCGTTCCTCGTTCTTCTGGTTTCTTGGATCAAATTCTCACCCTACATATCACTCCCAAACACAAATTTG GAAATATTGAAAGATGAACTGGAAGAAGCCCTGGAAAATGCAGCAATGCCGAACAAGAATCTGATTATCGCCATTATCAACAAAGCCTACGTCGAGCCTCATGAGAACGAGTATCCGTCAATGTTTGATCTTTTTCTCGAGGGTTTTTGGGAGGGGGAAGGAACAAGAGAACTGTTGGATCATTTACTTGTGGTGGCCATGGACAAGACAGCGCATGAAAGGTGTGAATACCGGCGGCTGAACTGTTACAGACTGGTGGTGGACGGAGGCGGCGATGATTTCGCCGGTGAGAAGCTTTACATGTCCGGGGATTTTATAGAGATGATGTGGAGAAGGACTAGTTTTCTGCTGAATGTCCTCGAGAAAGGTTACAACTTCATCTTCACG GACACGGATGTGCTATGGCTAAGGAATCCACTCACGAGACTGAGCATGAATGAAACCTTGGACTTACAAATAAGCACAGATTCATTCAATGGGAATTCATACTCAGAACTCAACAACATCAACACTGGATTTTACTACGTACGATCGAACAACCGGACCATATCATTGTTCGAGACATGGTACGACATGAGAAAGAACTCGATCGGGATGAAAGAACAAGATGTTTTGGAGCAACTAGTGTTCCATGGCGTTCTCAAGGAATTAGGTCTAACACCCAAGTTTCTTGATACACTATATTTCAGTGGATTCTGCAGTGATAGCCAAGATGTTAACATGGTCGTTACTGTTCATGCCAATTGTTGTCGCACCATTGGTGCGAAGATGGTTGATTTGAAGGCCGTTTTGAGAGATTGGAAAGGGTTCAAGAACAAAGAAAATAGTAATAATAGTTCTAGTTTTCGATGGACTGACCACAATTCTTGTATAAATTCGTGGCATTGA